One window of the Arthrobacter sp. D5-1 genome contains the following:
- a CDS encoding DUF4192 domain-containing protein, protein MTTKRTLSIHQPEDILGYIPHLLGYWPEDSLVAITMQGKMLGATLRVDLPSRRSPRALVGFAEQIRQYLVADEAANGVVLAVYTESGWADGTVVDQAMPMIEALQLSLDEVDLSVRDAWLIGTNYWRSAFCSDKSCCPDPGLPAARIKDSRLNAELVYQGSAVGPSPRSGTGQPSLARSGPLDPSVMEAEIRWGERILGTWRSGRCLESVLAVWHHVLARVEHGAPLQPETDAQLIGFLRTTLKVPAWRDAVVVMAAAGMDSAVSGAAAFEFFSDDESCAPPFDVGELVVTASAANPPATAPSGSNGHGDVFTYGDVLLGMRPDTPCWPRVDALHRVLAGLCVEEESGDVAAAAFTLQGWITWCKGSGSIAHACLARAETARPGYRLAELLMEVLGQGAVCRWASRPGSAWRGPRQAPV, encoded by the coding sequence ATGACCACCAAGAGAACACTGAGCATCCACCAACCTGAAGACATTCTTGGCTATATCCCCCACCTGCTGGGCTATTGGCCCGAGGACAGCCTGGTTGCCATCACCATGCAGGGGAAAATGCTGGGAGCCACGCTGCGGGTGGATCTGCCGTCCCGTCGGTCGCCCCGGGCACTTGTCGGTTTCGCTGAACAGATACGCCAATACCTGGTGGCGGACGAAGCCGCCAACGGTGTGGTGCTTGCTGTCTACACCGAATCCGGTTGGGCCGATGGAACCGTCGTCGACCAGGCGATGCCAATGATTGAAGCCTTGCAACTGTCCCTCGACGAGGTTGACTTGTCGGTGCGGGATGCCTGGCTGATCGGAACCAACTATTGGCGCAGCGCCTTCTGTTCGGACAAAAGCTGTTGCCCGGATCCAGGACTTCCGGCGGCCCGCATCAAGGACAGCCGCTTGAACGCTGAGCTCGTTTACCAGGGGAGTGCAGTCGGTCCGTCGCCGAGGAGCGGCACCGGACAACCCTCACTTGCCAGATCAGGACCGTTGGATCCTTCCGTGATGGAAGCGGAGATCCGATGGGGAGAGCGCATCCTCGGCACATGGCGCAGTGGGCGATGCCTGGAATCCGTCCTTGCGGTCTGGCATCACGTCCTCGCCAGAGTCGAGCATGGTGCTCCTTTGCAGCCGGAGACTGACGCGCAACTGATCGGATTCCTCAGGACCACGCTGAAGGTGCCGGCTTGGCGGGATGCCGTGGTGGTGATGGCGGCCGCCGGCATGGACTCTGCAGTATCGGGCGCTGCGGCTTTTGAATTCTTCAGCGACGACGAGTCGTGCGCGCCGCCGTTTGATGTTGGTGAACTCGTCGTAACGGCATCCGCCGCCAACCCGCCGGCCACTGCTCCGAGTGGTTCGAATGGGCACGGGGATGTCTTCACTTATGGCGATGTCCTGCTGGGAATGCGCCCCGATACGCCGTGCTGGCCTCGCGTTGATGCGTTGCACCGCGTCCTTGCCGGGCTGTGCGTGGAAGAAGAGTCGGGTGATGTGGCTGCCGCGGCGTTCACGCTTCAGGGGTGGATCACATGGTGCAAGGGCAGCGGTTCAATCGCCCATGCATGCCTTGCTCGGGCCGAAACTGCCCGTCCTGGTTATCGGTTGGCCGAACTGCTGATGGAGGTCCTGGGCCAGGGCGCCGTTTGTCGGTGGGCGAGCCGGCCCGGCTCGGCGTGGAGGGGGCCCAGACAAGCACCTGTGTAG
- a CDS encoding RNA polymerase sigma factor: MTPSSVEKEPAAQAELTAEEKKAATSAKRAATRAANKASEGDSDKPAPKKRGPKPGAKAAAEAANKSGSDSEEATAEDEDFDPAAAEEVEVGEDDTEDGAAAAKDKPAPSGSGFVYSDADDDDAPVQQVMSAGATADPVKDYLKQIGKVALLNAEQEVDLALRIEAGLFAEEKINADDGSMDPKLKRELEFVIHDGKRAKNHLLEANLRLVVSLAKRYTGRGMLFLDLIQEGNLGLIRAVEKFDYTKGFKFSTYATWWIRQAITRAMADQARTIRIPVHMVEVINKLARVQRQMLQDLGREPTPEELALELDMTPEKVVEVQKYGREPISLHTPLGEDGDSEFGDLIEDSEAVVPADAVSFTLLQEQLHSVLDTLSEREAGVVAMRFGLTDGQPKTLDEIGKVYGVTRERIRQIESKTMSKLRHPSRSQVLRDYLD, translated from the coding sequence GTGACTCCGTCTTCCGTCGAGAAGGAACCCGCCGCCCAGGCTGAATTGACCGCCGAGGAAAAGAAGGCGGCCACGTCGGCAAAGCGCGCGGCGACACGCGCTGCCAACAAGGCTTCAGAGGGTGACTCTGACAAGCCCGCACCGAAGAAGCGTGGGCCCAAGCCCGGCGCGAAGGCCGCCGCTGAGGCCGCTAACAAGTCCGGCTCCGACTCCGAGGAAGCCACTGCCGAGGACGAAGACTTTGATCCCGCAGCAGCGGAGGAAGTCGAAGTCGGGGAAGATGACACCGAGGATGGCGCAGCCGCCGCCAAGGACAAGCCCGCCCCGTCCGGCTCGGGATTCGTCTACTCCGACGCTGACGACGACGACGCCCCGGTCCAGCAGGTCATGTCCGCGGGCGCAACCGCCGACCCCGTCAAGGACTACCTGAAGCAGATCGGCAAGGTCGCCCTGCTGAACGCAGAGCAGGAAGTGGACCTGGCGCTTCGCATTGAAGCCGGCCTTTTTGCCGAGGAAAAGATCAACGCTGATGACGGATCCATGGATCCCAAACTCAAGCGTGAACTTGAGTTCGTCATTCACGACGGAAAGCGCGCCAAGAACCACCTGCTCGAGGCCAACCTGCGTCTCGTCGTTTCCTTGGCCAAGCGCTACACGGGTCGTGGCATGCTCTTCCTGGACCTGATCCAGGAAGGCAACCTTGGCCTTATTCGTGCAGTGGAGAAGTTCGACTACACCAAGGGCTTCAAGTTCTCCACGTACGCCACCTGGTGGATCCGCCAGGCCATCACGCGCGCCATGGCTGACCAGGCCCGCACCATCCGTATTCCGGTGCACATGGTGGAAGTCATCAACAAGCTGGCACGTGTCCAGCGGCAAATGCTCCAGGACCTTGGCCGCGAACCAACGCCGGAAGAGCTGGCTCTGGAGCTGGATATGACCCCTGAGAAGGTCGTAGAGGTCCAGAAGTACGGACGCGAGCCGATCTCGCTCCACACCCCGCTCGGCGAGGATGGAGACTCCGAGTTCGGTGACCTGATTGAGGACTCGGAAGCTGTAGTTCCGGCCGACGCTGTCAGCTTCACGCTCCTGCAGGAGCAGCTTCACTCGGTGCTGGACACCCTGTCTGAGCGCGAAGCCGGCGTGGTGGCCATGCGATTCGGCCTGACGGACGGCCAGCCGAAGACTTTAGACGAAATCGGCAAGGTCTACGGAGTCACGCGTGAGCGCATCCGCCAGATCGAATCGAAGACAATGTCCAAGCTGCGGCACCCGTCCCGCTCGCAGGTCCTCCGGGACTACCTGGACTAA